In Terriglobia bacterium, the DNA window GTATCCAGCAGCAGAATGGCCGGGTGGCCATCGGCCGCGCTGACGAACAGCGCCTCGGTGTCGGGTTTGTCCCGGAAAACCGCAGCAGTCAATTCGACGCTGTCGCCCACGACGTGGGTCAGACCCGCTTCCGTATGGGAATAGCGCTCCATCCCCGGAGGTACAAACATTGTCCGGTCGAAAAAGTCTTTTCCGCGGAGGGGATCATCCGCCGCAAGAGGGGCCTGCGACGATGTTCCCAGGGTCACGGTTGTTCGCGCCTGAGGCACCCAGGAGATTCCGAGCCGGGGACGCAGGTAATTCACCGGTGCGATGGACCCGACGCGGCCGGCCTCGGCGCCGTAGTTCAGGACGATGTGATCGGACCATTGATAGTTGTCGCCGTACCGGACCTGAATTTCACGCGACGAGTCGACCTGCAGAGGATCCGTCACCAGAGAACCCTGCCGCACGTCGATGCCGACTTCGGCCTTGTGGTGCGCTCTGGGAACGAAATCGTAAGACGCGCCGATTCCGCGCGGAAGCGATGGCGAATCGTTATATTGGCCGCGAACATTGACCTTGGATTTGGTATCGAGCGGCATCGTCACCGAGAACTGCGATCCGACGCCTTCGGTGGTTCCCGCGGGAGTTTCAACCGACTTCGAATAGAGCTGGAAGTATCCGGTGTAATCGGGACCAATCGTCGTCTTGATCTGTGGTTCTCCCTTACCGTCGGAATCGGCGAGGCGAAGCACCGGTTGCGTCGACCGCGAACTGCGCAGCGTCCAGACAATGTCTTCGGATTCGGATTTCTCCCGGGCCACGGCGCGCCGCACAACATCCAGAGCGTTCTGCAGGTTGACCGTCAATACCGCCGTGCCGCCGCGCGTCAGTTGAAGGCCCTGCTTCATCGAAGGCAGGAAATGCGTCATCGAAATCTGGACCGTGTACTCGCCGGCAAACAGATTCAGGATCGAGAACGCGCCGTCTTTATCGGTGTGAACCATTCTGGCTGGAAAGACGGGGGATGTGACGAGCACCATCGCGCCCATCACCGGAACGCCGCTGCTGTCACGAACGTGACCGCTGATGGCCGAGAGATCGCCGGCGCTCGCGGCGAGCGGGCAAAGAAGAAGAGCAGCGGCAATCAAAAGTGCTGCAGAAAACCGGTTTTGCATGGTTTCCATCAACTCTCCGCTTTAACGGACGATAAACGATTCTTTGCTTGCAATGACATCCTTGGTCAAATTATCGGTGACCCGAATCTGAATCCCGTATTGGCCGGGATCAAAATCAGATACCGGCAGGGATTTGACAACAGTCATTTGCGCCGCTGCATTCGCCAGTTCCGACGACTGCTCGACGACTTTCTTCACTTCCTGGCTGTTCTTGGTGATCACCATCTCCACCGTCGCCGACGGTTTCTTGGTCGCTTCATCGATCGTCAGGTTGTAAACCTGGAAGTACAGGTTGACGTTTTTATCGCGGCTGCGGAGGAACTCGCCCGTCACGTTCGGCCATACCTTCTGGCCGCCGATGGCGAACGGGCCCGAACCGACTTCGTTTGCGGCCAGGTTCTCGACTTTTTGCGCCGTGATCAACGAGCTGAGCTGCAGCTTCTCGTCGGGATAACGGGGAACATTCAACCGCTGGTTGACCACACCCGCGTTGCCGCTGGTTTCGTCCTTTACGACGATGTCCATCTTGTACAGGCCCGGTTTCAGCGGCAGCGCCTTTTGATACAGCCGCACGCCGTCCAGTTCCTGCTTGAACAGAGCATCTGGAATATCCACGGCCACGGAGTCTTCGGCCACGCCGCCGGCCGCGATGCGTCCGTTGATATTTGTGATCTTGATCAGGATGTGCGCCACCGCCCGATGGATTCCTTCGGTCTCCTGAAACGCCAGGTCCTTGTTCTGCAGCTGGATTGTGATCGGGGTAAGGACGGTGTCTTCCGTCACGCGCACGAAGTCTGCGCGGTAGTTGAACGGCAGAACGTTGAATGAAAGCTTCGTTGTGATGACGGCTTCAAGATCTTTGTATTTGATCTCGGGCGGCTTGTAGATGTTCGCCATCAACTGCAACTGGTCGAACGGATTGACGCGGCCCGTCGCGCCCAGAGGGCTTCCGATCGAAGCGCCGGCGCGGTTGAAGCGGTCCGCTTTATCCTTGTTGTTGTACTGTTCGTCGAAGGTGAGTCCCGCCCCGGGAACG includes these proteins:
- a CDS encoding carboxypeptidase-like regulatory domain-containing protein codes for the protein METMQNRFSAALLIAAALLLCPLAASAGDLSAISGHVRDSSGVPVMGAMVLVTSPVFPARMVHTDKDGAFSILNLFAGEYTVQISMTHFLPSMKQGLQLTRGGTAVLTVNLQNALDVVRRAVAREKSESEDIVWTLRSSRSTQPVLRLADSDGKGEPQIKTTIGPDYTGYFQLYSKSVETPAGTTEGVGSQFSVTMPLDTKSKVNVRGQYNDSPSLPRGIGASYDFVPRAHHKAEVGIDVRQGSLVTDPLQVDSSREIQVRYGDNYQWSDHIVLNYGAEAGRVGSIAPVNYLRPRLGISWVPQARTTVTLGTSSQAPLAADDPLRGKDFFDRTMFVPPGMERYSHTEAGLTHVVGDSVELTAAVFRDKPDTEALFVSAADGHPAILLLDT
- a CDS encoding GWxTD domain-containing protein, whose product is MSRRGISIALTSLFLLTFSFSSIAQKNGDPKVDDPLKVNVTGKDRKDRKTNEEAKKSRDIENASKALQKWVDEDVTYIITDQERAAWKRLKTDEEREQFIEQFWLRRDPTPDTIDNETRDEHYERIAYANEHFASGIPGWKTDRGRFYIMYGKPDEIESHPSGGTYERPIDQGGGTTSTFPFETWRYRYIEGIGNEVILEFVDPSMSGEYRFTIDPSEKDALLHVPGAGLTFDEQYNNKDKADRFNRAGASIGSPLGATGRVNPFDQLQLMANIYKPPEIKYKDLEAVITTKLSFNVLPFNYRADFVRVTEDTVLTPITIQLQNKDLAFQETEGIHRAVAHILIKITNINGRIAAGGVAEDSVAVDIPDALFKQELDGVRLYQKALPLKPGLYKMDIVVKDETSGNAGVVNQRLNVPRYPDEKLQLSSLITAQKVENLAANEVGSGPFAIGGQKVWPNVTGEFLRSRDKNVNLYFQVYNLTIDEATKKPSATVEMVITKNSQEVKKVVEQSSELANAAAQMTVVKSLPVSDFDPGQYGIQIRVTDNLTKDVIASKESFIVR